TTATCCGTTTCGCCAATTCATAGCTCGGATGAAATTCAGCTGCCGTACTATACGCCCCTAATACGGAAATACATAAAAATGTAAGTACAATGATTACGAATCCACTAATACAATATCCTATATAAAAAGATTTTTTTGCTTGTTTAAAATTATTAATAAAGGCAGGGAATATCATTAATATAACGATTGCATTGACAGAAGTTACTTCGATTAATGGTAAGGTAGTTTGAAAGATTGCTTTTGGTCCTACTTCAAAGATAGGCTGTATGTTTTCCAACTTAATTTCGGGTAAAATAAATAATACTAACAGAATAAAAAGAACTAAGAAAAAAAGGATAAATATTTCAGCCGACCGAGCAATTGTCTCTAAATCAAAACGAACTCCTATGACAATAACGATCGCAAAAAGGATATTAAGGGCCATCATTGGAGTATTTGGCATAAAATGAATGTTGAGAAATATTCCAGAATAGAATATTAGCTGTGCAGCATAGATATTAGACATGATTACAAACAATAGTGAAATAGCTTTACCTAGCCATTTTCCTAAAATTTTTTCGGTAATTTGGACAAAGGTGAGATTGGGAAACCATTGAGCTATTAGGCAAAATAGCCAAATAATGAATAACCCGATTATTGTCCCGACGATCGCGACAATCCATGCCGATTGTTTTGCTCCTTCAGCTAAAACAGATGGAATAATTAAAATACTCGTCCCCATTGAAAAAAACGTGACTAAAATTAAAAATTGATAAGAATTTATTTTTACATTATTCATCATTTCTTATCATGACGTCCTTTCCTTAAGGTTCTTTTATTTCTGAAAAAGTAGTTTCTACTCACTTAATTTTAAGTTTGTTTTTTATTCTTTTATCTTCTCTAAGAAAGTATTTTTTGTCGCGCCTGTCCTGTGAATGGTCAAGTCTACTTTAAGATTCGTCTTTAAATTAGAAAATTCCTCATCCCAATTATCC
This portion of the Solibacillus daqui genome encodes:
- a CDS encoding GerAB/ArcD/ProY family transporter; its protein translation is MNNVKINSYQFLILVTFFSMGTSILIIPSVLAEGAKQSAWIVAIVGTIIGLFIIWLFCLIAQWFPNLTFVQITEKILGKWLGKAISLLFVIMSNIYAAQLIFYSGIFLNIHFMPNTPMMALNILFAIVIVIGVRFDLETIARSAEIFILFFLVLFILLVLFILPEIKLENIQPIFEVGPKAIFQTTLPLIEVTSVNAIVILMIFPAFINNFKQAKKSFYIGYCISGFVIIVLTFLCISVLGAYSTAAEFHPSYELAKRINIGNFIQRIEALMAGLWIMALYFKATIYFYVSVFGLAQIFNMNEYKPLTIPLGIVVVVLSLVMYPSVVYLQHWNATIGIYFSYSIGLLLPLLLIIINTVRKTHLKKESL